Genomic segment of Peribacillus frigoritolerans:
GACTTTATTATACATTGACCTTCTTTGACTTTCAATAATTTTGTCTGGGAATTTTTTTGATAAAAAAAGAAATTACCTTGAATTGGTTTGCTAAGCATATTAAACTATCCATTTCCAGTCAAATAAAAAGATTCTATGTATGCCCCTTAGTATTTTCTGTTAGTATTGATTACCCACTTCAGGACTCACCATAACCTTAAACTATTACAAAACGCCAATTCTATTGTCCATATGCACCTCATCCACTCTTATTTTTTAAAACAAAAAAAGACTTTATTAAGTCTTTTTAAGGTTTGTACAATTTTTAAACGTTGGATTTCCACTCCAGGTACTCGCTTTACGCGGGCGGTCGGGGAGCCTCCTCGGCGTCTTCGCGCCTGTGGGGTCCCCCCTTGACGCGCTTTTCCCGCAGGAGTCTCTTACACCCGCTCCAATCAACTTTGTTTTAACTTTAAGATAGAACACTTTTGCCTACAGTCTTTTTTGTTTTTAAGTAGTATTAATACTTGAGGTGATATCGAACTTTCTAAAAAGTCCCCACGTTGTCCAACCCATGCCATGCTTTCCTTTCCGCTATAGCTGCTTCAATTCCAATAAAAAATCAAAAAGGTTTCGGAATGAAACCTTCCGAAACCTTTTTGTCTACAAATTGAAAGAGACTTCATTAAGTCTCTTAGCTTTTTTATATTAAGAATGATTTTCTTCTATTATATACGTTTCGCACCAATATACTTTGGCTTCCAATAGGTATTATTGGTTTTAGCGTATGACACTCCTTTAGATGACGAAGAGTGTATGAATTCATTGTTTCCTATGTATATAGCCACATGTGTAGGTTTTTTCGCTTTATTTGGTGCAAAAAACATTAAGTCACCTTTTTGCAGGCTTTTAACTTTCTTACCTTTTTTATATATGTCAGCAGCAGTTCTTGGTAAATTCTTACCAGCTTTTTGATATGAATACTTCACTAAACCGGAACAATCAAAACCTGAAGAAGAAATGCCACCCATTTTATATTTTGTACCTAATTCACTTTTAGCCACTTTAATAGCTTTTGTATGATATGAAGCAGCTTCCACTTGGTCCCCAGCAAAGGATGCGGTTACAAGCGTAATAGCCAATGACAATCCGACGACAATTTTCTTAAACAAATTATTTTACCCCCTGATGTGATTTGCTAAACCTAATATACTAGAAAAGGTATATCACTCGCATCACAGGATCTTTACAAATATGTTACATTTAGTAGATTTAGGAAGAATGACCATATAAAACATAAAAATAAGTCGAATGATGTGTCCTTTTCGCTTAAATCTTACTTTACCTCATAGAAAAAACAGTAGTTAGATAACCACTGTCCAGTTTATCGATTAAAGAAGATTCGAGAATTTTAATATCCTTCATGTTTTTTATTTGATTATACGAATGGATCCCGCTCTAAAATGAAGAAATTTGCGACGAAATCCAGCTAGCCGAGACCCCACGTCCGCTTGCTTTCATGGTCGGCGGGAGCGAATTTCTGGAATCAACTAACTGCAGGCAAACTGGCTCTACTCCAATTTGTCTGCAGCCTGAACAGCGATAAAAAAACACTGTTAAAATTCTTTTGAGAAAAATGGAAGAAATAATTTCACCCCACGTTTATTAAAAGGTAAACATTTCAAATCTGCAATTAAATGACTTATGTATCCTAATGAACAAGTTGCGAAAATCCCGTCAATCCCCATAAAGGCTTCGAATTGAAAGGCAATGATGCCAAAAAAAGCGATACCGGCAATCGAATGGGTATAACTTCTATGTGGTGTAAAGGATGCCAGGATAATATAGACGCCTAACAGCCACAACCAGCTTTCCTGCAAAGATAAACCGCCGCCTAAAACCGCTAATCCAGTCAGGGTCAGCATATGCCTTTGCCTAATGAATGAAGAAATAATGATGATTCCGATTCCTGCACCTACACCGATCCACTTTTCCGTATCAGAGCCTTCCAAAAGACTATAAATGATCATTAATATCCCAATCGTTTGTGCTATCGTTCGGATAAACTTATGTGAAAAGGTAATCCTATTACTTAACTTCCCATCAATATCCATATCGGGCATCAGCCCTGAAACTCCCCCGATGCCCACCAAGAATAAAGTGGTGGTTGGATCTGTTTGAAGTGTGTTTGCCGTCAAGAATCCAACTGTTGCCCCTATAGCCATGTGTGCTGTACCGTTCACTGTCTCTCTCCTGTCCCTCTAAGATGTAATCTGCTTCCAAAAAACGAATGTTTGTTCGAATCCCTGCATACTAACTATACAACATTTTGGGGAAAATTTCTCTAGTTCTTATAAATAAAGCCATAGAAATCAGTAATTAGACCATATAAAGAACCTTATTATTTTAGTTTCTTAGCTCGTTCTATATAAAGTATACTTTCAACCTTTTTGGGTATTGGGAAATTAAATTCAGCCAGTAACATTTATTTTTGGAGATATAACCAATTACGAAGCTCAATTATGGAATGTTTAGGTGAATCAAAACTTAGAAATGAATAGTCAATGAAGTCCACATACTTATTGATTGCAGAATTCCTTTTGTTGAATAAAGTCGGAATATAGTAAGGAAACTCTTTAACTGAATGAAGAATAGGTAACTGCTCATATACAATCGATAACGTTCTGATGATTCTTTTTTTTGTTTTGTGACGCTTAGCATCCGCTAGTAATCTTTCAAAATCGATATCCAGGTTTATAAGAAGTTGAATGATATCTATAAAATACTTTAATGAATCCATGTTATGCCGCCACCCATGGAGACAAATCGTATAAAAAAGATGGTAATCGGAAAGTTGTTTAACATGAAGTGAGTCATTGATGAGATATCCTTCTTTCCAAAACTCGGTGATTTCCAAATTAGCGGTATCTTTCTTTAAAATATCCCAATGAAGTTCGATGGTTAGTGGGATTTTGGATTCAGGAAGGTATTTACTGAACGAAGTATGAAAATGATTAGGTATTTGTTTCTCCTTTTGTTTATACCCTAATTGTTTGACCGATTCAATTGCCTGATCCATGTCACTAGCTTTAATTAGTAAATCGATATCAGACGTGGGCCGAGCTCCAAGATGGCCGAACTGTTCCTCAGAAAAAAGCGTCCCTTTTAAAGGAATAACATCTAAGCCGTTATGTTCAAATTCACGCAAAACCAAATCTGTTTGACTTTTAATCAGGATATTTTGATAAAAGACACTTTGAAATTTTTCAATTATTACTTGCTGAAAGAACGCTGGAGTATCCATAAACCTCCCATTCCCTTTCATTAGGAACAATATTTGCGGATGAATTTTCGATTTTTCTATTTCATTTAGAAGCTGCCAATAATATTCTGAGTCAATTGGCAACTTTACTTGCGGTTCAAATAGTACCTGCAGAATCGTTGGATTCAATGGGAAAGTCTCCCCTTTACTCTTTGTTGTAAATTTAGGTGCTTTCGTAACATCCTCGATATAAACGGAAATGTAAGTATTAATCCACCCCATGCTTTTGCTAGAAAACCAGAAGCATGCAATTTGGAATTCCGTTTTTGGACATAAACAAGTTTACCAATCAATTGTTCCAATTGTACTGTATGATCAAAGCTTACATTAGTATCTCCTTTGAAAAGGTATCCGGGTTGCTGATCACTTTTCATTTCCTTATAATACCGGTGGGCAATCAATCGATTAGATGAAGTGTAAAACAAAATAATATCCCCTTTTTTTAAATGAAAAGGATTGCATTCATTAAAGTTACATATATCCCCTTCCTCTATAAAAGGATACATACTACATCCTTGCGCAGGTAAATTAAGTGAGCCCTCTTTTTTCAGTGTCATCTTAAATAATTCGACAATCTCCTTGTCAAATAACATGCTGAATTAATCCAAACTGTAATAAATCCAATAAATACGACTCTATGTCATCTTTTGCTATTTCCTCTGCCGTTAAATATTGATCAGTTAATGTCTGAATCAAGGAGTCCACTGTTTGTGCTTGGTTTAAAAGCCCCCAGCAAAACCCACCGATTTCATTTAGCTTTGTCACTGTGAATTTTTCAGTATGTAAAATAATCCATTCATCACCAAGTTGCGTGGCTTCCACATGATTACTTTGAATATATTGGACCATTACGAAATCAACTCCCAAAAAGTATCGTTTTTCTGAAAAAAGAGGTTATATATAGGTACTTGGTTAACCAGTTCCGTTAACATCCCTAGTATCACTTTTTTATTTGCTGGATGATCTGACCAATAAAACACTTTATTTATCATTGTTATAAGCGAATCCGATTTAGTAAGTATTTCTCTTTGGTTTTGAAGAGACTGATGCAAGACTTGAATACTCCCTAATGGGAAAATTTCTTCTTCCCCAGCAGCTAGGATTTCACTTCGGAATGGCGAATTATATACTTCCATTTTTTCGGATGAAATTTTTAAAATGGTTGCTTCATCCGAGAGAAGGTTTCGCGGATAAGATAATTTTGCTGCCGTTGATTTTCCAGCACCAGAATGACCTGCAAAAATATGAGCTTTACCATTTTCTATTACGCAAGAAGAGTGAAGCAGCAGCCCCCATTCATGGTATACAATGAACGAACTGTATAAATTAATTAATGCATGCTTTAAAGCCAATTCATTATAAGCGGAAATCTCTGCATATTGATATTCTGCATCTACTTCCACTAGGTAATCAGACCTTCGAAAATAAATTCTATCAGCCTGCCTATCTTCTTTCACATCATAGTTCACAAAAGATGATCCAAAGTCCATCTGGATTGTTACGGTAAGGTCAGGCCGATAATTTGCGCCCTCCAATTCTCGGAACATCCCATTTATATATTCGGGGGCATTTTCAAATTGAATGAAATGATCCCCTATTTTAGTGTGAAATATTTTCATAATTAGATTCCTTTCTCCCCTTTTTTTATCGACCGAAAATGTTTAAACAGAATATCCAACATTAGGATAATACTCCTACACACGCTATTATAATTCATTATATATTCTTTTTAAAGAACATTTTCAGCTACCTGAATTAAAAATATAAGTATATAAAGCACAAGTTATCTTATACTTTACCTTATTATTTAATTGTTTTTACTGAATTAAATAATTTTCATAAACGCATATTGTTCTTTATGAAGAACGATGGTATTCTAAAAAAAGTCAGGTATTTAGTTCTAGTAAATATTATAAACATGAGATGTAACGAATGAGTGAGGAAAACATACCACTACAAACATCCTGTTTTTTTCTAGACTTATTCTTTATAAATAAAGGCTTCATGTGTGAAAAGGAGGGGATTTACAAGAAAATTCAGCTTATATAAACATTTAACACAGGGGGAAATTTCATGTCATTTGCAAGGAATATTAAAACGCTCACAATTTTAACGATTGCAATCCTTTTTTTATGTCTTGTGGGCAACTCGCAGGCATATGCGACAAATGGAGGTGGAAAAGGAAGTAAACCTGTTCATGTGACAGGGATTTCTCTAGCTCCAGAGACTATAAAAATGAAAATTAATGATAAAGATGTGGAACTTGTTGAAACGATCAAACCTTTTAATGCTTCAAATAAGCAAGTGACTTGGTCTTCATCAAACACTCGAGTCGCAACGGTTTCTAACGACGGTATAGTCCATCCGAAAGGTCCGGGTACAACAACTGTTACAGTCACGACAAAAGATGGGAATTTTAAGGCGAGAACGAAAGTAATAGTATGTGAACCGGATATTGCCGTAAAAAGTGTTACGTTAAATCCGAAACTAGTAAATCTTACTGTTAATGATGAATCGCAATTAACAGCCAAAGTCATACCGGAGAATGCAACAAATCAAAAGCTTAGTTGGTTTTCTTTAAACCCACGAGTAGCTACCGTTTCAGACGGTAGGGTTCACGCCGTAAGGCCAGGAATCGCCATAATAAAGGTTTTCACTAACAATGGGCGGTTCGATTGGTCAATAGTGACCGTTTGTGCTAGTAAACTAGTACCTGTTGAGAGTCTATCACTTAATCCGAAGAATATAGACATGACTGTTGGTGGAAAAGATGAGATCTTAACTGCGACCATCACTCCATCCAATGCAACAAACAAAAAATTAATATGGACTACATCCGACTCGAATGTGGCAACTGTTATAAATGGAATAGTCCATCCAGTAGGTCCAGGGTTGGCTACCATCACTGTTTCTACAGAAGATGGAAAAATACAGGAAACAGCTAAAGTGACCGTAACAGTCCCAGTGACTGGAGTAAACATTAGCCCGGATTCTTTGAATCTAACGGTTGACGGTGAGGATAAAGCTTTAAACGCCCAGGTTTCACCATCCAATGCAACCAACAAGAATGTCACTTGGTCAAGCTCAGATTCAAGTGTTGCCACCGTTGATAATGGTATCGTCCACCCTGTCGGACCAGGCCAAGCAACAATCACTGTTACCACGGAAGATGGCAACTTCACAGCTTCAGCAACTGTTACTGTCAAAATACCTGTTACGGGTATTTCACTGGATCCTGCATCTCTGGAATTGATTGTTGGTGGAAAAAACGGAACCTTAACAGGAACAGTTTCACCATCCAATGCAACAAACAAGAGCGTCACTTGGTCAAGCTCAGATTCAAGTGTTGCCACCGTTGATAATGGTATCGTCCACCCTGTCGGACCAGGCCAAGCAACAATCACTGTTACCACGGAGGATGGCAGCTTCACAGCTTCAGCAAATATTACTGTTACCGTACCGGTTACTGGAGTAACGGTTGACCCTGACACACTTGAACTTATTGTTGGCGGAAAAGATAAAAGTGTAACAGAAACGGTTTCACCATCTAATGCAACAAACAAGAATGTCACTTGGTCCAGTTCAGATTCAAGTGTTGCCACCGTTGATAACGGTGTTGTCCATCCTGTTGGACCAGGTAAAGCCATCATCACAGTTTCAACAGAAGATGGCGGGTTCACGGATATTGCTACTGTCATTGTCACAGCCCCAGTAGTAAGTGTATCTCTAGATCCTAAAAGCCTGAATTTCAAACTTGGAGACGCAGATCAAAGTTTAACAGCAAAGCTTAATCCCTCCAATGCAACAAACCAAAATGTAAACTGGACTACATCAGATTCTAGTGTAGCTACCGTTGTAAACGGGGTTGTCCATGCGGTCGGTATAGGTCAAGCAACAATTACAGTCACAACCGAGGAAGGTGGCTTTTCAGACTCAGCTATCATAACAGTTGTCGATCCGGATACCATACCACCGATTACGAAAAATAAAATGACTCCTATTTTTAACGACAAAAATACCTATGTAATAGCCTTGACGGTTACCTACAATGCCTCAGATGATAAATCTGGAGTAAAAGAAACATTATACCGAATAAACGGAGGAACTTGGCAGGTCTATACAAAACCTTTTGATGTCACTGCCGATAAAACCCACACATTGGATTACTACAGCATTGACAATGCTGGCAATAAAGAAACAATCA
This window contains:
- a CDS encoding metal-dependent hydrolase produces the protein MNGTAHMAIGATVGFLTANTLQTDPTTTLFLVGIGGVSGLMPDMDIDGKLSNRITFSHKFIRTIAQTIGILMIIYSLLEGSDTEKWIGVGAGIGIIIISSFIRQRHMLTLTGLAVLGGGLSLQESWLWLLGVYIILASFTPHRSYTHSIAGIAFFGIIAFQFEAFMGIDGIFATCSLGYISHLIADLKCLPFNKRGVKLFLPFFSKEF
- a CDS encoding PqqD family protein, whose translation is MVQYIQSNHVEATQLGDEWIILHTEKFTVTKLNEIGGFCWGLLNQAQTVDSLIQTLTDQYLTAEEIAKDDIESYLLDLLQFGLIQHVI
- a CDS encoding Ig-like domain-containing protein, with the protein product MSFARNIKTLTILTIAILFLCLVGNSQAYATNGGGKGSKPVHVTGISLAPETIKMKINDKDVELVETIKPFNASNKQVTWSSSNTRVATVSNDGIVHPKGPGTTTVTVTTKDGNFKARTKVIVCEPDIAVKSVTLNPKLVNLTVNDESQLTAKVIPENATNQKLSWFSLNPRVATVSDGRVHAVRPGIAIIKVFTNNGRFDWSIVTVCASKLVPVESLSLNPKNIDMTVGGKDEILTATITPSNATNKKLIWTTSDSNVATVINGIVHPVGPGLATITVSTEDGKIQETAKVTVTVPVTGVNISPDSLNLTVDGEDKALNAQVSPSNATNKNVTWSSSDSSVATVDNGIVHPVGPGQATITVTTEDGNFTASATVTVKIPVTGISLDPASLELIVGGKNGTLTGTVSPSNATNKSVTWSSSDSSVATVDNGIVHPVGPGQATITVTTEDGSFTASANITVTVPVTGVTVDPDTLELIVGGKDKSVTETVSPSNATNKNVTWSSSDSSVATVDNGVVHPVGPGKAIITVSTEDGGFTDIATVIVTAPVVSVSLDPKSLNFKLGDADQSLTAKLNPSNATNQNVNWTTSDSSVATVVNGVVHAVGIGQATITVTTEEGGFSDSAIITVVDPDTIPPITKNKMTPIFNDKNTYVIALTVTYNASDDKSGVKETLYRINGGTWQVYTKPFDVTADKTHTLDYYSIDNAGNKETINLYDFDKGTCSCSK
- a CDS encoding C40 family peptidase — encoded protein: MFKKIVVGLSLAITLVTASFAGDQVEAASYHTKAIKVAKSELGTKYKMGGISSSGFDCSGLVKYSYQKAGKNLPRTAADIYKKGKKVKSLQKGDLMFFAPNKAKKPTHVAIYIGNNEFIHSSSSKGVSYAKTNNTYWKPKYIGAKRI
- a CDS encoding nucleotidyltransferase family protein → MNPTILQVLFEPQVKLPIDSEYYWQLLNEIEKSKIHPQILFLMKGNGRFMDTPAFFQQVIIEKFQSVFYQNILIKSQTDLVLREFEHNGLDVIPLKGTLFSEEQFGHLGARPTSDIDLLIKASDMDQAIESVKQLGYKQKEKQIPNHFHTSFSKYLPESKIPLTIELHWDILKKDTANLEITEFWKEGYLINDSLHVKQLSDYHLFYTICLHGWRHNMDSLKYFIDIIQLLINLDIDFERLLADAKRHKTKKRIIRTLSIVYEQLPILHSVKEFPYYIPTLFNKRNSAINKYVDFIDYSFLSFDSPKHSIIELRNWLYLQK
- a CDS encoding signal peptidase I is translated as MLFDKEIVELFKMTLKKEGSLNLPAQGCSMYPFIEEGDICNFNECNPFHLKKGDIILFYTSSNRLIAHRYYKEMKSDQQPGYLFKGDTNVSFDHTVQLEQLIGKLVYVQKRNSKLHASGFLAKAWGGLILTFPFISRMLRKHLNLQQRVKGRLSH